From a single Anabas testudineus chromosome 5, fAnaTes1.2, whole genome shotgun sequence genomic region:
- the LOC113153311 gene encoding bcl-2-like protein 1 yields MEEMSNSNRELVEFFIMYKLSQRNHPASLLRPDDTGGVGDRPNSAAANGLPVSRSGELGNSSPPCKSMEAVKTALRDSADEFELLFTQAFSDLSSQLDVTPDTAYQSFKSVMDELFKDGVNWGRIVGLFAFGGVLCVECVEKNMSELVSRIADWMTMYLDEHISPWIQSQGGWDCFAEIFGQDAAAEARRSREALRRWLLVGVVLLTGVLLGVLIAKKR; encoded by the exons ATGGAAGAAATGTCGAACAGTAACAGAGAGCTGGTGGAGTTCTTCATAATGTACAAACTGTCTCAAAGAAACCACCCAGCCTCTCTTCTGAGGCCAGATGATACCGGTGGAGTGGGAGACAGACCCAACTCAGCAGCTGCTAACGGCCTGCCGGTCAGCAGGAGTGGCGAGCTGGGGAACTCGTCACCTCCGTGTAAGAGCATGGAGGCCGTAAAAACAGCTCTTAGGGACTCTGCTGACGAGTTTGAACTGCTCTTCACACAAGCGTTTAGTGACCTTTCCTCGCAGCTTGATGTCACGCCCGACACGGCCTATCAAAGCTTTAAGAGTGTGATGGACGAGTTGTTCAAGGATGGAGTCAACTGGGGACGTATAGTGGGGCTGTTTGCCTTCGGTGGCGTGCTGTGTGTGGAATGTGTGGAGAAGAATATGAGTGAGCTGGTATCCCGAATCGCAGACTGGATGACCATGTACCTGGATGAGCACATCAGTCCTTGGATCCAGAGCCAGGGAGGATGG GACTGCTTTGCTGAGATATTTGGGCAAGATGCCGCTGCTGAGGCGAGGAGATCTCGGGAGGCTCTGAGAAGATGGCTGCTAGTTGGAGTGGTGCTGCTCACGGGAGTGCTGTTAGGTGTGCTCATTGCTAAGAAACGGTGA
- the si:dkeyp-97e7.9 gene encoding DEP domain-containing mTOR-interacting protein isoform X2, giving the protein MAAQQKVETLIAGEQLRLKLHDEKVIKDRRYHLRTYPNCFIAQELLDWLVSHKEAPDRATAVCLMQQLMDHNIVHHVCDKRLIFKDAKLLYRFRKDDGTFPFNTEMKVFMHGQRLYEHITGDNNSILELREELGVSYHRSFPGCQLIDWLLQNSEAESRRQGLELCCALQEHGIIQHVAKQHDFFDSGLLYQFCINFRRRRRLSELLNKNDEETTASIQEENHPDSPFCLHKSPPLEGNSAFQSVVLSKELKPATSGHRGSLNTPHSDGFLPLVQLFSTTMVRCNPKSVLGRNFTCEELLTPSAPFTKRVLTVIGDALGWGFVIRGATVRVPGEWKVCPLPGLQDRHQTGDDRTSHC; this is encoded by the exons ATGGCTGCGCAGCAAAAGGTGGAAACCCTGATCGCTGGAGAACAACTCAG GTTGAAACTTCATGATGAAAAAGTGATCAAGGACCGACGCTACCACCTGCGCACATACCCTAACTGCTTCATAGCACAGGAACTTCTCGACTGGCTCGTGAGCCACAAGGAAGCTCCGGATCGAGCGACAGCTGTTTGCCTTATGCAGCAACTCATGGATCATAACATCGTTCACCACG TCTGTGATAAGAGGCTGATATTCAAGGATGCCAAACTGCTGTACCGCTTCCGCAAAGATGATGGCACATTTCCCTTTAATACAGAGATGAAAGTCTTCATGCATGGACAACGTCTTTATGAACA TATCACAGGGGACAATAACTCTATACTAGAGCTCAGAGAGGAGCTTGGCGTTTCATACCACCGATCCTTCCCTGGATGCCAGCTGATTGACTGGCTCCTTCAGAACAGTGAGGCAGAGAGCAGGCGTCAGGGACTAGAGCTGTGCTGTGCATTGCAGGAGCATGGCATCATTCAGCATG TGGCAAAGCAGCATGATTTCTTTGACAGTGGACTACTCTATCAGTTCTGCATCAATTTTCGGCGCCGCCGCCGCCTATCTGAGCTTTTAAACAAAAATGACGAGGAGACGACAGCGTCAATACAAGAGGAGAACCATCCCGACAGTCCCTTTTGTCTGCACAAGAGCCCACCGCTGGAGGGCAACAGTGCTTTCCAATCTG TGGTGTTGAGTAAAGAGCTGAAGCCAGCTACCAGTGGACACCGAGGCAGCTTGAACACCCCTCACTCTGATGGCTTTCTACCTCTTGTCCAGTTGTTTTCAACCACGATGGTGAGATGCAACCCTAAATCAG tacTTGGAAGAAATTTCACATGTGAAGAGTTATTGACACCAAGTGCACCCTTCACCAAGAGAGTGCTGACG GTGATAGGAGACGCCCTGGGCTGGGGTTTTGTCATCAGAG GTGCGACAGTTCGTGTGCCAGGTGAATGGAAAGTGTGTCCTCTACCTGGACTACAGGACCGTCACCAGACTGGTGATGACAGGACCTCGCACTGTTGA
- the LOC113153916 gene encoding transcription factor MafB-like, which translates to MDFVSDFDLMKFGVKKETMPAVDRSFAGPCSQLQRPDSVSSTPVSTPCNSVPSSPNLTLNEQRNNPGSDQFWIPNNGGYPQQMYPQAFGLTPEDAVEALIGATAQQGHPSAPHSHHPPPFQAEYEGYGHLNEPVQHYPALPGHPDMQGIPGSHCQDPYLKDDLRCASPESPEAQQVLGAHHHLQQQHSRHDRRTNADVHFSDDQLVSMSVRELNRLLRGLSKDEVMRLKQKRRTLKNRGYAQSCRYKRVQQKHILEHEKTSLVSQVEQLKHELNRLIRERDAYKLKCEKLSGANCYHETGSTSDNPSSPEYLM; encoded by the coding sequence ATGGATTTTGTCAGCGACTTCGACTTAATGAAGTTCGGCGTGAAGAAGGAGACGATGCCGGCTGTGGACCGCTCCTTCGCTGGACCGTGCAGCCAGCTCCAGAGACCAGACTCCGTCTCCTCCACGCCTGTCAGCACACCTTGCAACTCGGTACCCTCGTCACCTAACCTCACCCTCAACGAGCAGAGAAATAACCCTGGAAGCGACCAGTTCTGGATACCCAACAACGGGGGATACCCTCAGCAAATGTACCCTCAAGCTTTTGGCCTGACACCCGAGGACGCAGTTGAGGCCCTCATCGGCGCTACAGCGCAGCAGGGACACCCGTCCGCGCCCCACAGTCACCATCCGCCACCTTTCCAAGCTGAATACGAAGGGTACGGTCATCTGAACGAGCCTGTCCAGCATTACCCGGCACTCCCTGGTCACCCCGACATGCAGGGTATACCTGGCAGCCACTGCCAAGACCCCTATCTCAAAGATGACCTGAGGTGTGCGTCCCCGGAGTCTCCGGAGGCCCAGCAGGTCCTCGGTGCGCACCATCATCTCCAGCAACAGCACAGCCGCCACGACAGGCGGACCAACGCCGACGTTCACTTCTCGGACGATCAGCTGGTGTCCATGTCAGTCAGGGAGCTCAACCGACTCCTCAGAGGCCTCAGCAAGGACGAAGTGATGCGTCTGAAGCAGAAGCGCCGAACCCTGAAAAACAGGGGGTACGCGCAGTCCTGCCGCTACAAGCGCGTccagcagaaacacattttggAGCACGAGAAGACCAGCCTGGTGTCACAGGTCGAGCAGCTGAAACACGAACTTAACAGACTTATCCGGGAGAGGGATGCATACAAACTTAAATGCGAGAAACTGTCTGGTGCGAACTGTTACCACGAAACAGGGTCCACCAGTGACAACCCCTCCTCACCCGAGTATTTAATGTGA
- the adnpa gene encoding activity-dependent neuroprotector homeobox a, with translation MYQLPVNNLTRIRRARKQVKKALGDIGLEYCKEAAEEFKEFCPNEQFVKGTLCLDICAWDPSYSKTQEYRSKPFCCTECQFSSKHYSGYKNHFRNVHRKIFESKILLNCPYCAFTANKRTLETHIKIFHKPSSARPNYQSLQGTALGRNNKTFLDRARQADGVEKAMYFCKRCTFRDTLYNIVRRHIYREHFKHIVSPYLGIVSESSVKNGAHSVNGNNILCKRCQFSTRSYEALVQHVIEYHERIGAQVTTMIGHANIVVSRPQTLPPTQKPPLMVNRGHTLRAEPIAQPVIGYLKPAAPIVKHQLSVVANPVRVTVPGIAVAENNATGVNTAQTQKWKICTVCNELFPENLYSAHFESAHKAKKVWALAKYIMKIHNFTSKCLLCNRYLPSDTLLNHMLIHGLTCPQCHSAFHNVEKIMEHVAQAHPDDFVGPPGASPLTFDLTIKQDKSSNVQLLVLTFNMKESINGQDQSASAQNSVPALVKLNAPRMIEKKSEPPAKTFASSTQKSEVGKTLCPLCFTILKGPISDALNMHLRERHQVIQTMHPVEKKMTYKCIHCLGVYTSNMVASTITLHLVQCRAVGRNQASQGFKSALTLNSSGAGFLKRQLPLQSMSNPKRIKLGKETKISSNTVANQAEFDGLALDPRSYEHKTYEARKSFLTAYFNRRPYLSRLEEDKLSASLWLWKSDISSHFATKRRMCERHCETSKVSVLLGFDMHILKKVKHDLIFEESTSVGKSGGLKSGIRNSDQNKQCERLNCTLKLSTCTETISIDSDSEPETEHRPTENGNVDTNQHVNVTSKEPVSLTEETEPVEEDGPSREKESSLQEGNANAWMTFC, from the exons ATGTATCAACTGCCAGTGAACAATCTCACAAGAATCCGGAGAGCAAGAAAACAAGTGAAGAAGGCGCTTGGAGACATTGGATTGGAATACTGCAAAGAGGCAGCTGAG GAGTTCAAAGAGTTTTGCCCAAATGAGCAATTTGTAAAAGGCACTCTTTGTCTTGATATCTGCGCGTGGGATCCATCCTACTCAAAAACACAG GAATACCGATCAAAGCCATTTTGCTGCACAGAGTGCCAATTTTCTTCCAAACACTACTCAGGCTACAAGAATCATTTCCGCAATGTACACAGGAAAATCTTTGAGAGCAAAATTCTGCTCAACTGTCCATACTGTGCATTCACTGCAAACAAGAGAACTTTGGAGACgcatattaaaatatttcacaaaccCAGTTCAGCACGGCCGAATTATCAGAGCTTACAGGGAACTGCACTGGGAaggaacaacaaaacatttcttgaTAGAGCCAGACAGGCGGACGGTGTGGAGAAAGCAATGTATTTTTGCAAAAGATGCACATTTCGGGACACACTCTACAACATTGTGAGAAGGCACATCTACAGGGAACATTTTAAGCATATTGTCTCACCATATCTTGGCATAGTTTCTGAGTCATCTGTCAAAAATGGCGCTCATTCTGTAAATGGTAACAACATCCTCTGCAAACGCTGCCAGTTTTCGACTCGTAGTTATGAGGCTCTAGTGCAGCATGTTATAGAGTACCATGAGCGCATTGGTGCTCAAGTAACCACCATGATTGGACATGCTAACATTGTTGTCTCCAGGCCTCAAACCTTGCCACCAACGCAGAAGCCTCCTTTGATGGTTAACAGGGGCCACACACTTAGAGCTGAGCCAATAGCACAACCAGTAATTGGCTATTTAAAGCCAGCAGCCCCCATTGTTAAACATCAGCTCTCAGTCGTAGCCAATCCAGTCCGTGTTACAGTTCCTGGTATTGCTGTAGCTGAAAATAATGCTACTGGTGTAAACACAGCGCAGACACAGAAGTGGAAGATATGTACAGTTTGCAATGAGCTTTTTCCTGAAAACCTCTATAGTGCACATTTTGAGAGCGCGCACAAGGCAAAGAAAGTGTGGGCACTGGCCAAATACATAATGAAAATCCACAACTTCACCAGCAAATGTTTGCTTTGCAATCGCTATCTGCCCAGTGATACACTACTTAATCATATGCTTATCCACGGGCTCACCTGTCCACAGTGCCACTCTGCTTTCCACAATGTTGAGAAAATCATGGAGCATGTGGCTCAGGCTCACCCTGATGATTTTGTTGGCCCCCCTGGTGCATCACCGCTAACATTTGATCTCACTATTAAACAAGATAAGTCCAGTAATGTTCAGCTTTTAGTTCTTACTTTTAACATGAAGGAATCTATTAATGGTCAAGATCAGTCTGCATCTGCTCAGAATAGTGTTCCAGCTCTGGTCAAACTGAATGCTCCCAGAATgattgaaaagaaaagtgagccACCTGCTAAGACTTTTGCTTCATCGACTCAAAAGAGTGAGGTTGGGAAGACTCTCTGTCCACTCTGCTTCACCATCCTCAAAGGTCCTATCTCTGATGCTTTGAATATGCATCTGAGGGAGCGACATCAAGTAATCCAAACAATGCATCCTGTTGAAAAAAAGATGACATACAAGTGCATCCATTGCTTAGGAGTCTACACAAGCAACATGGTGGCTTCCACAATCACACTGCATCTTGTGCAGTGCAGAGCTGTGGGTAGGAACCAGGCAAGCCAAGGTTTCAAGTCTGCCCTGACACTCAACTCATCTGGAGCTGGCTTTCTGAAGAGACAGCTACCACTGCAGTCAATGTCCAACCCCAAGAGGATAAAACTGGGCAAAGAGACAAAGATTTCCTCCAACACAGTTGCAAATCAAGCTGAATTTGATGGGCTTGCTCTGGATCCAAGAAGCTATGAGCACAAGACATACGAGGCCAGAAAAAGTTTCCTCACTGCCTATTTCAACCGGCGACCATACCTTTCTCGTCTGGAAGAAGATAAGCTGTCTGCAAGTCTGTGGCTGTGGAAATCTGACATTTCCAGTCACTTTGCAACCAAGAGGAGGATGTGTGAGAGACACTGTGAGACCAGTAAGGTGTCTGTGCTGCTCGGCTTCGACATGCACATTCTCAAGAAGGTTAAGCACGACTTGATCTTTGAAGAGAGTACCTCAGTGGGAAAATCTGGAGGCCTCAAGTCTGGTATACGAAACTCAGACCAAAACAAGCAGTGCGAAAGACTAAACTGTACCCTAAAACTCAGTACATGCACAGAGACTATTTCTATTGACTCAGACAGTGAACCAGAAACAGAGCACAGACCTACTGAGAATGGAAATGTTGACACGAATCAACACGTAAATGTAACATCCAAGGAACCAGTAAGCCTGACAGAAGAGACAGAACCTGTCGAAGAAGATGGTCCTTCTAGAGAGAAGGAGAGCTCTTTACAAGAGGGGAACGCAAATGCTTGGATGACTTTCTGTTAG
- the si:dkeyp-97e7.9 gene encoding DEP domain-containing mTOR-interacting protein isoform X1 has translation MAAQQKVETLIAGEQLRLKLHDEKVIKDRRYHLRTYPNCFIAQELLDWLVSHKEAPDRATAVCLMQQLMDHNIVHHVCDKRLIFKDAKLLYRFRKDDGTFPFNTEMKVFMHGQRLYEHITGDNNSILELREELGVSYHRSFPGCQLIDWLLQNSEAESRRQGLELCCALQEHGIIQHVAKQHDFFDSGLLYQFCINFRRRRRLSELLNKNDEETTASIQEENHPDSPFCLHKSPPLEGNSAFQSVVLSKELKPATSGHRGSLNTPHSDGFLPLVQLFSTTMVRCNPKSVLGRNFTCEELLTPSAPFTKRVLTVIGDALGWGFVIRGVAPCYVQAVDPGSPAAAAGVKVRQFVCQVNGKCVLYLDYRTVTRLVMTGPRTVELEVMEPLE, from the exons ATGGCTGCGCAGCAAAAGGTGGAAACCCTGATCGCTGGAGAACAACTCAG GTTGAAACTTCATGATGAAAAAGTGATCAAGGACCGACGCTACCACCTGCGCACATACCCTAACTGCTTCATAGCACAGGAACTTCTCGACTGGCTCGTGAGCCACAAGGAAGCTCCGGATCGAGCGACAGCTGTTTGCCTTATGCAGCAACTCATGGATCATAACATCGTTCACCACG TCTGTGATAAGAGGCTGATATTCAAGGATGCCAAACTGCTGTACCGCTTCCGCAAAGATGATGGCACATTTCCCTTTAATACAGAGATGAAAGTCTTCATGCATGGACAACGTCTTTATGAACA TATCACAGGGGACAATAACTCTATACTAGAGCTCAGAGAGGAGCTTGGCGTTTCATACCACCGATCCTTCCCTGGATGCCAGCTGATTGACTGGCTCCTTCAGAACAGTGAGGCAGAGAGCAGGCGTCAGGGACTAGAGCTGTGCTGTGCATTGCAGGAGCATGGCATCATTCAGCATG TGGCAAAGCAGCATGATTTCTTTGACAGTGGACTACTCTATCAGTTCTGCATCAATTTTCGGCGCCGCCGCCGCCTATCTGAGCTTTTAAACAAAAATGACGAGGAGACGACAGCGTCAATACAAGAGGAGAACCATCCCGACAGTCCCTTTTGTCTGCACAAGAGCCCACCGCTGGAGGGCAACAGTGCTTTCCAATCTG TGGTGTTGAGTAAAGAGCTGAAGCCAGCTACCAGTGGACACCGAGGCAGCTTGAACACCCCTCACTCTGATGGCTTTCTACCTCTTGTCCAGTTGTTTTCAACCACGATGGTGAGATGCAACCCTAAATCAG tacTTGGAAGAAATTTCACATGTGAAGAGTTATTGACACCAAGTGCACCCTTCACCAAGAGAGTGCTGACG GTGATAGGAGACGCCCTGGGCTGGGGTTTTGTCATCAGAGGTGTGGCCCCGTGTTATGTGCAGGCTGTTGACCCTGGGAGCCCTGCAGCGGCTGCTGGGGTTAAG GTGCGACAGTTCGTGTGCCAGGTGAATGGAAAGTGTGTCCTCTACCTGGACTACAGGACCGTCACCAGACTGGTGATGACAGGACCTCGCACTGTTGAACTGGAAGTGATGGAACCACTGGAATGA